A genomic region of Cannabis sativa cultivar Pink pepper isolate KNU-18-1 chromosome 1, ASM2916894v1, whole genome shotgun sequence contains the following coding sequences:
- the LOC115708039 gene encoding pentatricopeptide repeat-containing protein At3g22690 codes for MASTLHLVPLVSASPNSITTDITKSKTVPMDTSSIGSLKNLKTMEELKQLHCNITKIGLNHKLSAITELVAKYAEMGTFESMDYARRAFELFKEDKDTNGTLFMYNSLIRGYSAAGLGDDAISLYVQMVMMGILPDKYTFPFVLSGCAKLEAFSEGIQFHGAVVKMGLEDDVFIRNSLIHFYAECGELVHGQKVFDGMAERNVVSWTSLICGYARRDLPKEAVSLFFEMMNAGIKPNSVTMVCVISACAKLGDLELGERICACIEESGVKLNAFMVNALVDMFLKCGDVDAANKLFDECSDKSLILCNTMMSNYVRRGLPRQGLHIFNEMLRHGLRPDRVTLLSAISACSQLGDFLSGKGCHCYALRNGLEGWDSISNAIIDLYMTCGKQEMACKIFDRMPNRTVVSWNSLLAGLIRNGDVESTWRIFNEMPERDLVSWNTMLGALVEENRYEEAIELFQAMQTKGIKADRVTMVEVASACGFLGALDLAKWIHSYCQKTEIHSDLRLGTALVDMFARCGDPYNAMQVFNSMPRRDVSAWTTAIGAMAMNGKGEKSLELFDEMLRQGVKPDGVVFVALLTACSHGGYVEQGQELFKSMKELHGISPEAVHYGCMVDLLGRAGLLKEASDLIKSMPMEPNDVIWGSFLAACRTHRNIEMATYAAERVKELRSGIHVLLSNIYASFGKWTDVAKVRVRLKEKGITKVPGTSLIEVNGTIHEFTSTDDSHPEQSQISDMLEEINCRLRDAGHEPDLANVLLDVDEFEKEYFLSRHSEKLAMAYGLISTGQGMPIRVVKNLRICSDCHSFAKLVSQIYGREIVIRDNHRFHFFRDGRCSCNDYW; via the coding sequence ATGGCTTCAACTCTACATTTGGTTCCTCTAGTCTCAGCCTCACCAAACTCCATAACTACTGACATAACCAAATCGAAAACCGTACCAATGGACACATCATCAATTGGATCGTTGAAGAACTTGAAAACCATGGAAGAACTCAAGCAATTACACTGTAACATCACCAAAATAGGCCTCAATCACAAACTCTCTGCTATCACTGAGCTTGTTGCTAAATATGCTGAAATGGGCACCTTTGAAAGCATGGATTACGCTCGTAGAGCATTTGAGTTATTTAAGGAAGATAAAGATACCAATGGCACTTTGTTTATGTATAACTCTCTCATAAGGGGTTACTCTGCAGCTGGACTTGGTGATGATGCTATTTCACTTTATGTTCAAATGGTGATGATGGGAATTTTGCCTGATAAGTATACTTTTCCGTTTGTCCTGAGCGGGTGTGCCAAGCTTGAGGCTTTTTCCGAGGGAATTCAGTTTCATGGAGCTGTTGTGAAGATGGGTTTAGAAGATGATGTGTTTATTAGAAATTCTCTTATTCATTTTTATGCTGAATGTGGGGAGTTGGTTCATGGGCAGAAGGTGTTTGATGGAATGGCTGAGAGAAATGTTGTGTCGTGGACTAGTTTGATTTGCGGTTATGCTAGGAGGGATTTACCGAAGGAAGCTGTTTCGTTGTTTTTTGAGATGATGAACGCGGGTATTAAGCCCAATTCAGTCACAATGGTGTGTGTTATTTCTGCTTGTGCAAAGCTGGGTGATCTTGAATTGGGTGAGAGAATATGTGCTTGTATTGAAGAGTCGGGAGTGAAGCTTAATGCCTTTATGGTAAATGCTTTAGTAGATATGTTCCTTAAATGTGGTGATGTTGATGCTGCAAATAAGCTTTTCGATGAATGTTCAGATAAGAGTTTGATTCTCTGTAACACAATGATGTCAAATTATGTTCGCCGAGGACTACCTAGACAAGGTCTACATATATTCAATGAAATGCTAAGACATGGCCTGCGACCAGATAGGGTCACATTGTTGTCTGCAATCTCAGCTTGTTCGCAGTTAGGTGATTTTCTTTCTGGAAAGGGATGCCACTGTTATGCTCTAAGGAACGGACTAGAAGGCTGGGATAGTATTTCTAATGCAATTATTGACCTCTATATGACTTGTGGAAAACAAGAGATGGCATGTAAAATTTTTGATCGTATGCCAAACAGGACAGTGGTATCGTGGAACTCATTGCTTGCTGGTTTGATCAGAAATGGTGATGTAGAATCAACTTGGAGGATATTTAATGAGATGCCAGAGAGAGATCTCGTCTCTTGGAACACCATGCTTGGCGCTCTTGTAGAAGAAAATAGGTATGAGGAAGCGATTGAACTCTTTCAAGCAATGCAAACCAAGGGAATTAAGGCAGACAGAGTGACCATGGTAGAGGTGGCATCTGCATGCGGTTTTCTAGGAGCTCTAGATCTTGCTAAATGGATCCATAGCTACTGCCAAAAAACTGAAATACACAGTGATTTGCGGCTGGGAACAGCCTTAGTTGACATGTTTGCTAGGTGTGGTGATCCTTATAATGCAATGCAAGTCTTCAATAGCATGCCAAGAAGAGATGTCTCTGCTTGGACCACAGCCATTGGTGCTATGGCAATGAATGGAAAGGGAGAAAAGTCTTTGGAACTTTTCGATGAGATGCTTAGGCAAGGGGTGAAACCAGATGGAGTAGTTTTTGTGGCACTATTGACAGCATGTAGTCATGGTGGATATGTAGAACAAGGCCAGGAACTTTTCAAGTCAATGAAAGAACTCCACGGAATCTCTCCAGAGGCTGTTCACTACGGCTGTATGGTTGATCTACTAGGTAGAGCAGGGCTGCTAAAGGAAGCTAGTGATCTGATAAAGAGCATGCCAATGGAACCTAATGATGTAATTTGGGGGTCTTTCTTGGCCGCTTGTCGAACACATAGGAATATCGAAATGGCAACCTATGCAGCTGAAAGAGTGAAAGAGTTGAGGAGTGGAATTCATGTACTTCTGTCAAACATTTATGCATCTTTTGGAAAATGGACAGATGTGGCGAAAGTGAGGGTGCGTTTGAAGGAGAAAGGGATCACCAAAGTGCCCGGTACAAGCCTAATAGAAGTTAATGGAACTATTCATGAGTTCACCTCTACTGATGATAGTCACCCAGAGCAGAGTCAAATTTCAGATATGCTGGAAGAAATAAACTGCAGGCTAAGAGATGCTGGCCATGAACCTGATTTGGCTAATGTGTTGCTCGATGTGGATGAGTTTGAGAAAGAGTATTTTCTAAGCAGGCACAGTGAGAAACTTGCAATGGCTTATGGGCTTATCAGCACAGGTCAAGGAATGCCAATTCGGGTTGTTAAGAACCTCCGAATATGCTCTGATTGCCACTCATTTGCCAAGCTAGTTTCACAGATATATGGCCGCGAAATAGTCATTCGAGATAACCACAGATTTCACTTCTTCAGGGACGGCCGTTGCTCTTGTAATGATTACTGGTAA